In the Bradyrhizobium guangzhouense genome, one interval contains:
- a CDS encoding NAD(P)H-quinone oxidoreductase: protein MDKLPAQMTVVAISKPGGPEVLVPEQRAVPLPGPDEILVRVQAAGVNRPDVAQRSGAYPPPPGASDLPGLEIAGEVVAVGSNAKRHKIGDIVMSLVAGGGYAQYCIAQDAQAMSVPPALSMKEAGALPETLMTVWHNVFERGGLKAGETLLIHGGSSGIGTMAIQLAKAFGAKVFVTVGSQDKIDACLKLGADRAINYKTEDFVAVVKEETDKIGVNLILDMVAGDYVDRNYDAAAVDGRIVQIATLNGPKVSVNIAKVMVKRLTHTGSTLRPRSNADKAAMVAAIEAKVMPLLREGRVKPLMDSAFPLEKAADAHRRMETSAHIGKIVLEV from the coding sequence ATGGACAAGCTGCCCGCGCAAATGACCGTGGTCGCCATCTCCAAGCCGGGCGGACCGGAGGTGCTCGTGCCGGAACAGCGGGCTGTGCCGCTCCCCGGTCCTGACGAGATCCTGGTCAGGGTGCAGGCCGCCGGCGTCAACCGGCCCGACGTGGCGCAACGTTCCGGCGCCTATCCGCCGCCGCCCGGCGCCAGTGACCTGCCGGGCCTCGAGATCGCGGGCGAGGTGGTCGCGGTCGGCAGCAACGCCAAGCGGCACAAGATCGGCGACATCGTCATGTCGCTCGTCGCCGGAGGCGGCTACGCGCAGTACTGCATCGCACAGGACGCCCAGGCCATGAGCGTGCCGCCGGCGCTGTCGATGAAGGAAGCCGGTGCGCTGCCGGAAACCCTGATGACCGTCTGGCACAATGTGTTCGAGCGCGGCGGCCTGAAGGCCGGCGAGACGCTGCTCATCCATGGTGGCTCCTCCGGCATCGGCACCATGGCGATCCAGCTTGCGAAAGCATTTGGCGCGAAGGTGTTCGTCACCGTCGGCTCGCAGGACAAGATCGACGCCTGCCTCAAGCTTGGGGCGGATCGTGCGATCAATTACAAGACCGAAGATTTCGTCGCGGTGGTGAAGGAAGAGACCGACAAGATCGGCGTCAACCTGATCCTCGACATGGTCGCCGGCGACTATGTCGACCGCAACTATGACGCCGCGGCCGTCGACGGCCGCATCGTGCAGATCGCGACCCTCAACGGTCCCAAGGTCAGCGTCAACATCGCCAAGGTGATGGTGAAGCGGTTGACCCATACCGGCTCGACCTTGCGTCCCCGTAGTAATGCGGACAAGGCGGCGATGGTGGCTGCGATTGAGGCGAAAGTGATGCCGCTGCTGCGCGAAGGCCGGGTCAAACCACTGATGGACAGCGCTTTCCCGCTGGAAAAGGCCGCCGACGCACACCGGCGCATGGAGACGTCAGCACATATTGGCAAAATTGTGTTGGAGGTCTAG
- a CDS encoding DUF1192 domain-containing protein encodes MPMDDDDRPRKKVTHEIGQDLSLLSVEELSERVALLKTEIARLEEAATKKRASRDAANSVFKT; translated from the coding sequence ATGCCGATGGACGACGACGACCGCCCGCGCAAGAAGGTGACCCACGAGATCGGACAGGATCTCTCACTATTGTCGGTCGAGGAACTGAGCGAGCGCGTCGCCCTGCTCAAGACCGAGATCGCAAGACTGGAGGAAGCCGCCACCAAGAAGCGCGCCTCGCGCGACGCTGCGAACAGCGTCTTCAAGACGTAG
- the rpmE gene encoding 50S ribosomal protein L31, whose protein sequence is MKAEIHPDYHTIKVVMTDGTEYLTRSTWGKEGDTLNLDIDPKSHPAWTGGNAQIMDRGGRVSRFQKKFSGFLKKD, encoded by the coding sequence ATGAAAGCCGAAATTCATCCAGATTATCATACGATTAAGGTCGTGATGACCGACGGAACCGAGTACCTGACCCGCTCCACCTGGGGCAAGGAAGGCGACACGTTGAACCTCGACATCGACCCGAAGTCGCACCCGGCCTGGACCGGCGGCAATGCCCAGATCATGGACCGCGGCGGCCGCGTCTCGCGCTTCCAGAAGAAGTTTTCGGGCTTCCTCAAAAAGGATTGA
- a CDS encoding EAL domain-containing protein gives MRLIRCLARIALGLMILVAASPARALDAVSVRSDAPAIDLTGVLEHQRSDSDRIQVSTAPGTDGIVRRIEVRAREGGQNWVVFALANNTDDQLDRLIVAPHYRIVSSGLLWPDLGLSRIATITPSIGDRPERQESATADVFRITLDPGAVVTFVAELRTDKLPQLYLWEPDAYKDKVNSFTLYQGIVIGISGLLALVLTILFVVKGSIMFPAAAALAWAVLVYIGVDFGFWGKVLDMSNNAERIWRAAGEAILAATLLVFLFAYLNLSRWHVRYSHITVGWLAFLGSLVALALFDPAVASGIARISLVLIAFAGFALIVYLSTHGFDRAVLLIPTWFLLVVWVVAAGMTVAGSVTNDIVGPALLGGLVLIVMLIGFTVMQHAFAGGGATTGVVSDIERRALALAGSGDLIWDWDVSADKVFTSPETEALLGLKRGTLEGPAASWLEVLHPLDQDRFRAALDSVLDQRRGRLVQDFRLRTPDGHFMWFALKARPVVGSDGEVSRVVGTLTDVTELRNAEERLLHDSVHDNLTGLPNRKLFMDRLGAVANFAKTMPTLRPTLMVIDLDRFKQVNDSVGIAVGDSILLTLARRLTRILKPQDTLARLAGDQFGLILLSEQDPARITNFAETIRKTIRAPIAFNDREIFLTASIGMALSDPQTQLTDEIIKDAELAMYHSKRIGGDRIDVYKPAMRARKTDRLTLESELRRAIERQELTILYQPIVRLEDRSVAGFEALVRWDHPKLGRMAPSEFITIAEETGLIVDLGMFVLDQTAKQLSIWQRAMRSREPIFASVNVSSRQLLRHDLIHDIRTVLSRSSVARGTLKLELTESLVMENPEHAAQMLTRIRELGTGLSLDDFGTGHSSLAYLQRFPFDTIKIDQSFVRTTNRGTRPVILKSIIALAHDLGMDVVAEGAETDSDAVELYQLGCEYAQGFAFGEPMDADAAMRLLTEVRLEAAS, from the coding sequence TTGCGTCTGATCAGGTGCCTCGCGCGCATCGCGCTGGGCCTCATGATTCTTGTCGCCGCGTCCCCTGCACGCGCGCTTGACGCTGTCAGCGTCCGCAGCGACGCGCCCGCGATCGACCTCACCGGCGTGCTCGAGCATCAGCGCAGCGACTCTGACCGCATCCAGGTGTCGACCGCGCCCGGCACCGACGGCATCGTCCGCCGCATCGAGGTGCGCGCGCGCGAAGGCGGCCAGAACTGGGTGGTGTTCGCGCTCGCCAACAACACCGACGACCAGCTCGACCGCCTGATCGTCGCCCCTCATTACCGCATCGTCTCGTCGGGGCTGCTCTGGCCCGACCTCGGCCTGTCGCGCATCGCGACCATTACGCCGTCGATCGGCGACCGGCCGGAACGGCAGGAAAGCGCGACCGCGGACGTGTTCCGCATCACGCTCGACCCCGGCGCCGTCGTCACCTTCGTCGCGGAGCTGCGCACCGACAAGCTGCCGCAGCTCTATCTGTGGGAGCCGGATGCCTACAAGGACAAGGTCAACTCGTTCACGCTGTACCAGGGCATCGTGATCGGCATCTCCGGCCTGCTTGCGCTTGTGCTGACCATCCTGTTCGTGGTGAAGGGCAGCATCATGTTCCCCGCCGCGGCGGCGCTGGCCTGGGCGGTACTGGTCTATATCGGCGTCGATTTCGGCTTCTGGGGCAAGGTGCTCGACATGTCGAACAACGCCGAGCGCATCTGGCGCGCGGCGGGTGAAGCGATCTTGGCGGCGACGCTGCTGGTGTTCCTGTTCGCCTATCTCAACCTCAGTCGATGGCATGTGCGCTACTCTCACATCACAGTGGGCTGGCTCGCCTTCCTGGGCTCGCTCGTGGCGCTCGCCCTGTTCGACCCGGCCGTCGCCTCGGGCATCGCGCGTATCTCGCTGGTGCTGATCGCCTTCGCCGGCTTTGCGCTCATCGTCTATCTCTCCACCCACGGTTTTGACCGCGCGGTGCTGCTGATCCCGACCTGGTTCCTCCTGGTGGTCTGGGTGGTCGCGGCCGGCATGACGGTGGCGGGCTCCGTCACCAATGACATCGTCGGCCCTGCCCTGCTCGGCGGCCTGGTGCTGATCGTGATGCTGATCGGCTTCACCGTCATGCAGCACGCATTCGCCGGCGGCGGCGCCACCACCGGCGTCGTCTCCGACATCGAACGGCGCGCGCTGGCCCTGGCCGGTTCCGGCGATCTGATCTGGGACTGGGACGTGTCCGCCGACAAGGTCTTCACCAGCCCCGAGACGGAAGCCTTGCTCGGACTGAAGCGCGGGACACTCGAAGGACCCGCAGCCTCGTGGCTGGAGGTGCTGCATCCGCTCGACCAGGACCGATTCCGCGCCGCGCTCGACAGCGTGCTCGATCAGCGCCGCGGTCGGCTGGTGCAGGATTTCCGCCTGCGCACCCCTGACGGCCATTTCATGTGGTTCGCACTGAAGGCGCGCCCGGTTGTCGGCTCCGACGGTGAAGTCTCGCGCGTGGTCGGCACGCTCACCGATGTCACCGAGCTGCGCAACGCCGAGGAACGCCTGCTGCACGATTCCGTGCACGACAATCTGACCGGCCTGCCCAACCGCAAGCTGTTCATGGACCGGCTCGGCGCGGTGGCGAATTTCGCCAAGACCATGCCGACACTGCGGCCGACGCTGATGGTGATCGACCTCGACCGCTTCAAGCAGGTCAACGATTCCGTCGGGATCGCGGTCGGCGATTCGATCCTGCTGACGCTGGCCCGCCGCCTCACCCGCATCCTGAAGCCGCAGGACACCCTGGCGCGGCTTGCCGGCGACCAGTTCGGTCTGATCCTGCTGTCGGAGCAGGACCCGGCGCGGATCACCAACTTCGCCGAGACCATCCGCAAGACCATCCGCGCCCCGATCGCCTTCAACGACCGCGAGATCTTCCTGACGGCGTCGATCGGCATGGCGCTTTCCGATCCGCAAACGCAATTGACGGACGAGATCATCAAGGACGCCGAGCTTGCGATGTATCATTCCAAGCGCATCGGCGGCGACCGCATCGACGTCTACAAGCCGGCGATGCGCGCGCGGAAGACGGACCGCCTGACGCTGGAGAGCGAGCTGCGCCGCGCCATCGAGCGGCAGGAGCTCACCATCCTGTACCAGCCGATCGTCCGGCTCGAGGATCGCTCGGTCGCCGGCTTCGAGGCGCTGGTGCGCTGGGATCATCCCAAGCTCGGGCGCATGGCGCCGTCGGAATTCATCACCATCGCCGAAGAGACCGGCCTGATCGTCGACCTCGGCATGTTCGTGCTCGACCAGACCGCAAAACAGCTTTCGATCTGGCAGCGCGCGATGCGCTCGCGCGAGCCGATCTTCGCGTCCGTCAACGTGTCCTCGCGACAGCTGCTACGCCATGATTTGATCCACGACATCAGAACCGTGCTGTCGCGATCTTCTGTCGCGCGCGGCACGCTGAAGCTGGAGCTGACGGAATCACTGGTGATGGAGAATCCGGAGCACGCGGCGCAAATGCTGACGCGGATCCGCGAGCTCGGCACCGGGCTGTCGCTCGACGATTTCGGCACCGGCCATTCCTCGCTCGCCTATCTGCAGCGGTTCCCGTTCGACACCATCAAGATCGACCAGTCGTTCGTACGCACCACCAATCGCGGCACGCGGCCGGTGATCCTGAAATCGATCATCGCGCTCGCGCATGATCTCGGCATGGACGTGGTGGCGGAGGGCGCCGAGACCGATTCCGACGCGGTCGAGCTGTATCAATTGGGCTGCGAATACGCGCAGGGCTTTGCCTTCGGCGAGCCGATGGACGCGGATGCCGCGATGCGGCTGCTGACGGAAGTGCGGCTGGAAGCGGCGAGCTGA
- a CDS encoding DUF7662 domain-containing protein, with amino-acid sequence MNDYDALRDYLMRHKQAEFVLTFEQIEEIIGAALPRAANRASWWDSLRSPDIQMPQREACLAAGFKAVRMPDGQSVRFTKMKTDRRR; translated from the coding sequence GTGAACGACTACGACGCGCTACGTGATTATCTGATGCGGCACAAGCAGGCGGAATTCGTGCTGACCTTCGAGCAGATCGAGGAGATCATCGGCGCAGCCCTGCCGCGCGCGGCCAACCGTGCCTCATGGTGGGACAGCCTGCGCAGCCCCGACATCCAGATGCCCCAGCGCGAAGCCTGCCTGGCCGCAGGCTTCAAGGCGGTGCGGATGCCGGACGGCCAGAGCGTGCGGTTCACGAAGATGAAGACCGATCGGCGCAGGTGA
- a CDS encoding DUF1465 family protein, whose product MERLQADGALVQLSERFTNSAAFGALFREGMDLVEETAAYLDGAGRNEAKALDRAVSLTYATESMRLTTRLMQLASWLLLHRAVKEGEMTLVQANREKTKVKLTAADPGPADTIEKLPTQLQDLIHRSMSLQTRVRRLDSSIHTPPADHIAIGNPLVPHLNALKAAFER is encoded by the coding sequence ATGGAACGTTTGCAAGCCGACGGCGCGCTCGTTCAACTCAGCGAGCGGTTCACCAATTCTGCGGCGTTCGGCGCCCTGTTCCGCGAGGGCATGGATCTCGTCGAAGAGACCGCTGCCTATCTCGACGGCGCGGGCCGCAACGAGGCCAAGGCGCTCGATCGTGCCGTCAGCCTCACCTACGCGACCGAGAGCATGCGCCTCACCACGCGCCTGATGCAGCTCGCCTCTTGGCTGCTGCTGCACCGCGCCGTGAAGGAAGGCGAGATGACGCTGGTCCAGGCCAACAGAGAGAAGACCAAGGTCAAACTCACCGCCGCCGATCCCGGTCCGGCCGACACCATCGAGAAGCTGCCGACGCAGCTCCAGGATCTGATCCATCGCTCGATGAGCCTGCAGACCCGCGTGCGCCGGCTCGATAGCTCGATCCACACCCCGCCGGCCGACCACATCGCGATCGGCAATCCGCTGGTGCCGCATCTCAACGCATTGAAGGCCGCGTTCGAGCGGTAG